Genomic segment of Acidobacteriota bacterium:
GGTTTACATAAATAGGTGATGGATATGGAAAGAAGAAGCGAGCGCGGGGTTACCCTTATTGAGATGCTGGTTGCTATTACCATTATGAGCGTCATTACCCTTCTCTTCTACTCCTTGGTCACCGGTACGATGAATGCCAACACCCAACTCGAAGCCCATACTATACTCTCCTCCTACGGACAGCGGGCGATAAATATGATGAAGTCAGAGGTCGCTCAATCGAAGCGGATATATGAGAACGATACATTTGGAAACGCCCTCCTGAACCGAGTGACTCTTCCCTCTGCCTACCCTCGTGCCTCCGGTACTCGTCTTCCTGTGATAGAGGGAAGCAAGACCTCTTTCTCCACTGTTCCCACGGGAAGCGTGGGTAATTCCCTTTTCTTCCTCGAGGATTACCCTCCTTTCGTCTACAACAATAAATACTACATCGATCTCTACAAGTTCATCTATTACTACCTCACCGAGAAGAACGCGGGTGATCTCCGAATAGCTAACCTTCCCAAATACCTGGACCTGGTGAGGTTCGAGAGTAACTTTTATGCCAGCTATGACCAGATAATGAAGATTCCCAATGATCCTCCGGATAGAGATAGAGATGGCGTTCTTTCCGCCCTTAATGCTGCTGGCGTGCATTATGTTGTTGATACAGCTGCTTCTTCAGTTAATGATATGTTCTATAGGAATAATGGAAGTAGTTTAACCAAGGAAACCAGCCATCACATAGGATATAGTGAGGCAAAGCCATTCATCCGCATCCTGTCCGAGGAGAAGGTCACAGCCAGGCTTAGGTATACCATAGCCTATAATCGGAGCTCCAACTTTCCTATCCTAACCCCGGTTCCCAAATACGCCACCGAGACTAACCGTCCTTTCGGTTTCGAGATATTGGTCATAGGTCCTACCTCGGCGAGGGAGGTTCTCCTCCGACTTGTTTTTGCTGCTCAGATAAAGTATCGCCTTTTCTCTCAGCCGATGGAAGTCGTGGTTCAGGCGAAGGAGTATTAGTCTTCTTCGTACAATTCAGGGAAGGCTTTACGCGCTTGAAAGCTTGTTTGGGAGAATGGATTTAAGAGAGGAACCTTCCTTGGTTCCTTATGATAAAGGGTTAGGCTATCCCAGTTAACCGCTCCCCTCAATCCCTTTTTTACCAAAAGGGTGATAAATTCTCCTCGGATGTGAGCCCTGGTATCTTTAGGGGGAGAGGAGAGGGCTTCCTTTATCTTTTCCCCCAGTCCTGGGAAGGAATTCCCCACTCCTTTCTCCCGAAGGAGGTAGAAAAGTCCCCGTTCCCGGTCGATGAGGTGAAACTTCAGATCTCGCTCGATTAATCCATGATAGCTTCGGTTTACCTTAAAATATTCGGAAAGAGCGAGCTGGGCATATTTAGCATGTCGTTTCAAGGCGAGGTAGTCTCCCTGCCTCAATCGGGAGCGAAGAAAGCCATCTAAATCAAACCGCCGGGGGTCCTTATTACGGTGATAAAAGAGTGCTCCTTCGAGCCCCCAGCTCTTCATTTTTCTAATGAAGTATTGCCACCGGTTTAGCTCAGAGAGGGTAATCCCCTCCCTTTTTAAGTAGCGTTCCAGGAGCCACTTTTTGGTGATCCAGTCTATCTCTCCTACCATAGCCTCTGGCTTTGTCTCAAGTTTTGACAGCACCTCCTCCCACCTTTCCAGAACCTCTTTTTGGTAAGGTAAGATGTTGACATCGTTTCGGGCGAAATAGTCCTTTACCGCTTTTAAATACCACCATTGGAGCTCAAGAGCGGTTATAAACCGCCCATTCTCCAATCTTACCTTCGTCTTCAGGGAGGGATCACGAGATATTTCTCGTAGGGCTTGGATGGGATCGTCGAGATCGAAGTGCTCGTTCAGCGCTCCTCCCTCGATTGCCTGAAGGACAAGGCCCGTGGTGCCCAATTTGAGATAGGTGGCGAGTTCGCTCATATTGGAATCGCCGAGGAGTATGTGAAGACGCCGGAACCGTTCCACTGAGGAAAGGGGTTCGTCCCGAGAATTTATTATCCCTCGACGGAAAGTGGTGTCAGAGGAAAGCTCGGAATCAATGAAGTCCGCTCGCTGAGAGAGCTGGAAGTAGAAGCCCTCGGGTGTGAAGATTTTGCCCGCTCCGGTTATTATCGTCCGGCTTATCAAAAAGGGGATGAGCCGTCTTATGATAAGCTTAAAAAAGGAGCTCTCATTCAAGTTCCCTCCCCGACGAGCGACGAGATAGTTCTCATGGCAACCGAAGGTGTTCCCTCTGATGTCGACATTATTCTTGAATACCATTATCTTTCCCCGGGTTGGTTTACTTGAGAGCTCCTTTTCAGCGGAGCGGGCGAGCTCCTCAAGCATCCTCTCTCCCGCCTTATCGTATATCACCACCTCGAGCGGGGTAAGACACTCTGGAGTGGCGAATTCGGGGTGATCACCGGTGTCGAGATAGAACCGCCCTCCATTACTCAAGAACATCCGGTTTTTCTTAACCGCATACCGTCTTCTCTCAGGGATGAAGCTTCCGTAATCCCCCCTTACCTCAGGGTAGAACTTCTCCTCGTAAAGGCGGATATAGCCCAACTTGTCCATCTCCTCGTTTAACAGCTCAAACATCTCGGTGCCGGTGAGAAGGCTGTGCTGTCCCCTCTTTTCGGGATAATGAATGATAGCGTATTCGGTTTCCAGTCCAAATATACGGTTGATCATTTACTGGACCTTATGAGGAAAGCAGATTCTTTATCTCCTCACGGGAAAAGCGGTGGAGCTTCCGCTCCCGATTGAGGGTGCCATCAAGTATGGCAAGCTCGAGGTGGTTAGGGGAGAGGGGGATACTTCTCGGTGCGGAAGCAAGGGCACGATGAGCGAGCCGTAGTGCCTCCTTAAAGGGAAGTAGTTTTCCCTTAGGGAACTCCTTGGCGAGGAATTGTCGGATTACATTTTTCTTTAGCTCCTCTGTCTCCGGATGGCGGAAAATATCCCCAATTACCGCAAACCCCTTTTCCTCAATAAGTCCTCCGCTTGCTGGGATATAGTAGATGTGGTTCTCCTCGTCCTCCTCCCCAAGCTCAACAAGGAGAATCTCTACCTCGAGGGGAAAGAGACGAGAGCTGAAGATCTCGCCAAGGGTAGTGGAGAATTCCGAAGCAAGTGCTTTTGCCTTAACATCCTTTCTCGAGTAGGCAAACCCCTTGAGATCGGCATATTGCACCCCCGCCCTTCGCAGTTTCTCGTAATCGTTATAAACCCCAGTGCCAGCGAAGGCTATCCGATCGTAGATCTCAGCGATCTTGTTCAGGGTGCTACTCGGATTTTCGGCAAGGAGGAGAATACCTTTTTTGAATTCCAGGGCGACGATGGGGTTTGCCCGGGCAAGCGCTTCCTCCACGATGTCCCGTTTTATCTTCAAAAGCTCCTTTGGAGAGACGAATTGGCTAAACTCCATCATTTCTCTTCTCCGTATCCTGGGATGTCGGAGACCCCCCTTTCCGAAACATCCTTTATCAAGAAGAGTTTTCCTGAGGTGGCAGCATCCCTCTTAGCGGCAAAGGATAACGCCTTCACCATCAGCTCAACCGCTTCATCCCGGTTCATACCATCCCGGAAGAAGTGTTCGAAGGTGCTCTTCGCCCTTTCTCCGCCGGAGCCGGAAGCGGCATAGGGCTCCTGCTTGGATCGGGTAAATGTTCCACCGGTTATGTCGTATTCGAATATCTTCCCCCTCTTTTCCTTGAGGTCATATCCCACGAATATCGGCATTACTGGAAGTCCCATTACCGCTGCCGGAAAATTCTGCTCGATGAGCTGAGAGAGTTTGTTCGCCTTTCCCTCCAAGGTGAGAGGGATTCCTTCCATCTTCTCGTAGTGTTCGAGCTCTGTTTTGAACAGCTTTGCCATCTTTATGCTGGGACCAAATGTCCCCGCTATCGCCAAGGCGGAATAATCATCGGTCTTGAATACCTTGACCACATCCTCGCTCACTACCAGATGACCATCGATGGTCGCCCTGCGGTCGCCAGCGATCAACACTCCACCCTGATAGCAGAGGGCAGCGATGGTGGTTGAACGGACTACTTCTTTTGGAACCTCGAGCTTATTGAATGAGGGGATGAGCTCAGGATAATGAGTTTTGAGAAGAGCGGTGAAGCTCGGTCCCGTATATCGATGGAAAAGCATCGTTACTCTCCTCCTTCCTGCTTAAAGCTGTCAACAAACCTCTGTGCCTCCTCCTCCGGATTCTCCTCCGCCTCAGATAGAACATCGTCTATTATCTCATCGAGTTTCTTAAGCCTCTTCTCTATTTCCTCGCCCCGTTTTATTACCTCTTCCTTTGGGGTCGGACCCCCTTTTTCTTCTTTCTCTTTGCTTTTTCTTTTTTCCGGTTGTTTCTCTTTTGATCCCATTTTTCACCTTAAGCCGATATCTTTGAAAGAAGTTCCTTCGCTGTTTTTACCTTTTTAAAAATATCTCCTACCTCGGCTCTCGTCCCTTTGGTAGGATCGGGAAGAGGAACCTTTATTAGCTTCTCCCCGCCGAGGTCGAAGGTAAGGCTGTCCCAATTCGCCTCCACGATGTCTGAGGGAAAACGGCGGAAACACTCCCCTCGGAAATAAGCCCGGGTGTCCTCTGGGGAATGGGAGAGGAAGTGATTTATCCTCTCTTCTCTTACCACCCGTCTCACCTCACCTTCCTGCTCGAGGAGGAAATAGAGCCCCCGTTTCTCATCGATGAGGTGGTATAAAAGGTCCATCTTTCTCAGCCGGGGGTCCTCCCAACTTATCCCCTTCCTTCCTCGGTAACGGTCGAGGAGCCATAACTTTATCACCCAGTCTATCTCCGAACGGAGAGCTAAGGGATCGTCAGCCAATTTTTTGAGCACCTTGCCCCATTCAGCAACCACCTCCCGTTCTTCAAGGGTGGCTTTCCCCTTTCCCTTTATGTAATCCCGCGCCTGTTCGTAGTATACCTGTTGTATCTCGAGGGGGGTTAGCTTCCTCCCATCAGCGAGAGAAAGTTTAAGCTTGAGATCAGGGTGGTGGGAGATGGCGAGGTTGGCTTTAACTGGTTCCGCAAGCTCAAGGTCCTCAGAGAGAGCATCATCCTCCACCATTTTCAGGATAATGGCGGTAGTACCCAGTTTCAGAAAGTTGGTGTATTCGCTCATATTGGCGTCGCCGATTATCACATGGAGACGGCGGAACCTCTCTCTGTCAGCATGGGGTTCGTCTCGCGTGTTTATCAGGGGACGTTTGGTGGTGGTATGGGCACCAAGGATGGTTTCGAAGAAATCAGCCCGTTGAGATATCTGATACTTAACCGAACCTACCCCGTTTTCCGCCCCTACCTTTCCTGCTCCGGTGAATATCTGCCGGCTGATGAAGAAGGGGAGAAGATATTTCAACAGATAAACCGGCGGTGAGGATGAGGGGGGAAAGATTCGGTGATATGCTTCTTTCGAGATAAGGTAATTTTCATGAGAACCATAACTATTGCCCTTTCTATCCGAATTGTTCTTGTAGATCTCTATCTTCGTTCCCGGCTCAAGCCGTTCCATTGCTCGTTTCGCTGCTAAAGTGATAATCCTTTCCCCAGCCCGATCGAAGGCGACCGTATCCTTTATCTTCAAACACTCAGCGGTGGAGAACTCGGGATGGGCATGATCCACATAGAACCTCGCCCCATTCACCAGAAGGTTATTTATCTTCAGATTATCAGCCCGGGAGACCCGTACCGTTTCCCCCTCAGAGGTAAACCCTCGGGCGTCGAGGAATGGGGTTTCCGCCTTGTAATCCCAACCCACCTCAGCCACCCGATCGAAGGAGTTAACGATCAGGTAAGAGGCGCGGATAAGGTCAAGATTCGTCCCCGGAGTGGTAACGGCGTATTCCTGTTCTATTCCCATAACCTTTGGTATGCTCATTGCTTCCCTTAGAGGTAACGGCTATCCACCCTTATCTCCTCTACCTCCTTTTGCTCTTTCCTTAGCCTGCCCGGAAGTAAGCTTTCTACCGCAATTATCCGCTCTCCCTTTCTACCCGCGATCTTGGTCCAATCGTCGGGATTGGTGGTATTGGGAAGGTCTTCGTTCTCCTTATATTCATCCCGAATCGCTTGGAGGATATCCTCTTTCCTTATGCCCTTCTTCCCTGTCTGAATTAGTCGCTTCAGGGCGTATGTTTTTGCCCGGGAGACGATTGCTTCGATCATCGCCCCGGAGGAAAAATCCTTGAAATAGAGGATCTCCTGCTCCTTGTTCTGGTAGGTAACCCTGAGAAATTGTTTCTCCTTCTTCGTCGAATACATCTCCTCCACTGCGACATCGATTAGATGGGAGACCAGCTTTTCTGGATCTCCGCCGAAGTGAGCGAGTTCCTCGGAAGCAAAGGGGAGATCAGGAGTAAGATACTTTCCAAAAATCTCTTTTGCTGCCTCTTTGTCTGGCCGATCGATCCTTATCTTGACATCGAGCCTCCCCACTCTGAGGACCGCGGGGTCTATTAAATCCTGTCTATTGCTTGCTCCGATTACGATTACATTCTCAATGCTTTCCACACCATCTATCTCCGCCAAGAACTGGGGCACGATGGTGGATTCGATATCCGAAGAGATGCCGGAACCCCGAATGCGGAATAGCGACTCCATCTCGTCGAAGAAGACGATGACCGGAAGTCCGTAAGATGCCCTCTCCTTTGCCCGCTGAAAGACCTCGCGGATGCGGTACTCCGTTTCCCCCACATATTTGTTCAAGAGCTCCGGACCTTTTATGTTGAGGAAGTAACTCTTTATCCCGGTGCCAAGTTTCTCCTCGGTTTTCTTGAGCTCTTCATCGAGGTTGTTGAGGTCTATTTTGTTTGTCCGCAGATACTCCTCGAGCCAATGAATGGCATAATCCTCGTCGCTCATCTCCTTCCGGGAGAGGAGATATTCCTTCCGCTTACGCTCCAGCATCTCTCCAATCCTCACCCGATCGAGACAGGCGCCGAATCCTTTCTCCTTGAGCTCAATAAGGAGGTTATACCAATCGGTTATATCCCAGACAAGCTCGCTTTTCTTTCCCTTTCTTGCCGCCATCCGCCTTATGAATCTCTCCAGGATGCCGGATTCGTCGAGCTTCTGATAGAGCGCCTCGGTGTCTCCTTCAGGTGGGTTCTTGTAGATCGCCCGGTAATCGTAGATCTGGGAACAAAGGTTTTCAAACCGCATCAGGATGTCCCGCCCCTTCTTTCCCTTCTTTAATTCTTTGTAGATCAGTATTGCTTCTTTATTCTCCTCAAGGAAGCGACGGATCCTCCGGGATAAAGAGTTGGCTACCGCCTTTGCCAACATCGTCTTCCCACAGCCAGGAGGTCCGTAAAGGAGGATGCCCTTAGGTGGTTTGAGCTTAAATTGGGAGTAGAGATGACCGTAGATATAGGGTAGCTCCACCGCATCCTTCAGTTGCTCTATCTGGGGGGCGAGTCCCCCGATATCCTCGTAGGTTACCTCCGGTATCTCCTCGAGTACCACCTCCTCCACCTCTGATTTGGGGAGTACCTCGAAGATGAGCTCTGTCTTTGGATCAAACCGGACATTGTCCCCGATACGGGGTTTTTTGGCAAGAAGCGATGAGGAGAGTTTCACCACCCGCTCTTCAGTATCCCGGGAACGGATGATAACCCGGTCCTCATCAAGCAGGTTCACCACCTTCGCCACCTCGCCTACAGCGAAGTCATCCCGAAGATCAACGATGTTAAAAGCTGGGTTTAGGAGAACCTTCTGCCCTGGTTTTAGGTCCTCCCGCTTTATCTTCTCGTTTGCTATTTTGACCTCGTAGATCTTTCCATCCACCGCTATTTGAACCAGCTCTGGATCAGGGGAGAGACCGATGAAGGTGCCATAGGGAAGGGGAGGGGCTTTCAACTTGCCTACTTCCTCCCGAAGGAGGGCGATCTCTCGTTTGGTCATCTCGAGGATATGGCGGAACCGCTCATTCTCCTCCCGAAGTCTTTTTACCTCAGCAGCGAGGAAATCCTTCTCTCGCTCGAGATCCCTGAGTTTAAATTTTGTCTCGAGGATATCTTCCTCTCTCATATTTCTCCCCAAGTTAGGCTTGAGGTTTTAATCTCTTTCTTGCACCAAGGAAACTGCAGGAGAGGGAAAGTAGGGTTTTGGTTTCCCCTTTTTCAGAGAGAGAAGAGCTTCCGCTTCGGAGAAGTGTTTCAGCGCCTCCTTCAGCTGATTGTCTGCGGTGATGAGCACCCGGTAGGAGGCGGTTTCGTCGAATAGATTGGCGGCTATCTCCGATTTCAAGAATAGCTTGACATAGCGGATGTCCCTGTTGAACTCCGCCTCGTTGATGTTTATCTTCTCCCTTTTTAGGAAATGTTTGAAATCAGCTACCACCTTGTCCGATACCTGAAATTCTTTAAGGAAGGTAGAGAAATCACGAGCGAGCTCTTTGTGGCGGGCAGCATAGCGAGAACCATAGGCGAAGAAGAGATTCCGCTGGCGGAGCTTAGCCACGGTGTTACTGAAATAATCGCTTTTAACCACGATGTCGGGTGTTATTCCACCACCACCATATACCTTTCTCCCCCCTGCGGTTAGATAAACCTCTTTCTTCCTCTCCTTCTCCTCGTTGGGATTGGGATTTACTTCCCCAAATCCCTCGAGGAAGTAGTACTCATTATTCTTATAATTCCGTTGAATGAGCCGACCGCTTGGGGTGTAGTATTTGGCTGTGGTGAGGAATAGGGCTGAGCCATCAGAGAAGCGGAACTGCGATTGAACAAGCCCTTTGCCAAAGCTTCTCTCCCCTATGATAAGACCCCGGTCCCAATCCTGTAGCGCCCCGGCTACGATCTCGGAGGCGGAGGCACTACCGTGGTTTATGAGGACAATTAGGGGATACATTGGATGGGTATCACGATCAGTGGAGTAAAACTCTTCGTTGGAGTCTGGTGTTCTCCCTTTGGTGAAGACGATCTTTTTCCCGCCAGAGAGGAATTTATCCGCCACCTGTACCGCTTCGATGAGATAGCCTCCAGTATTTCCCCGGAGGTCAAATATTAGACGCTTCATCCCTTCTTTCTCCAGCATATCGAGCGCCTCCCCGAGCTCGCTATGGGTTGTCTGGGAGAAGCGGTTGAGCCTGATGTACCCCGTTTGGTCATCGAGCATAAACTTGTAGGTTACCGAGTAAATTGGTATCCGATCGCGAACTATGGTGAAATGTAGAGGTTTTTCCAATCCGGGTCTTCTTACGGTAACGGTCACCGTGGTGCCCCGTGGACCACGAAGAAGGCGGTAGACCTCTTCAGTGGTGGTGGGGACAATCGATTTACCGTTGACCTCGATGATCTGATCTCCTGCCCTTATCCCCAACTTCGCTGAGGGACCCCCTTCGATGGTGGAGATGACGGTCAGTACCCCGTCGATAATGTCGAAGGTGATGCCGATCCCCTCGTAATCGCCGCGATATCGCTCCTCGAGTGCCTTATACTCCTTGGCAGTCATATAAGAACAATGG
This window contains:
- a CDS encoding proteasome accessory factor PafA2 family protein, producing the protein MINRIFGLETEYAIIHYPEKRGQHSLLTGTEMFELLNEEMDKLGYIRLYEEKFYPEVRGDYGSFIPERRRYAVKKNRMFLSNGGRFYLDTGDHPEFATPECLTPLEVVIYDKAGERMLEELARSAEKELSSKPTRGKIMVFKNNVDIRGNTFGCHENYLVARRGGNLNESSFFKLIIRRLIPFLISRTIITGAGKIFTPEGFYFQLSQRADFIDSELSSDTTFRRGIINSRDEPLSSVERFRRLHILLGDSNMSELATYLKLGTTGLVLQAIEGGALNEHFDLDDPIQALREISRDPSLKTKVRLENGRFITALELQWWYLKAVKDYFARNDVNILPYQKEVLERWEEVLSKLETKPEAMVGEIDWITKKWLLERYLKREGITLSELNRWQYFIRKMKSWGLEGALFYHRNKDPRRFDLDGFLRSRLRQGDYLALKRHAKYAQLALSEYFKVNRSYHGLIERDLKFHLIDRERGLFYLLREKGVGNSFPGLGEKIKEALSSPPKDTRAHIRGEFITLLVKKGLRGAVNWDSLTLYHKEPRKVPLLNPFSQTSFQARKAFPELYEED
- the prcB gene encoding proteasome subunit beta; this encodes MLFHRYTGPSFTALLKTHYPELIPSFNKLEVPKEVVRSTTIAALCYQGGVLIAGDRRATIDGHLVVSEDVVKVFKTDDYSALAIAGTFGPSIKMAKLFKTELEHYEKMEGIPLTLEGKANKLSQLIEQNFPAAVMGLPVMPIFVGYDLKEKRGKIFEYDITGGTFTRSKQEPYAASGSGGERAKSTFEHFFRDGMNRDEAVELMVKALSFAAKRDAATSGKLFLIKDVSERGVSDIPGYGEEK
- the prcA gene encoding proteasome subunit alpha, translated to MMEFSQFVSPKELLKIKRDIVEEALARANPIVALEFKKGILLLAENPSSTLNKIAEIYDRIAFAGTGVYNDYEKLRRAGVQYADLKGFAYSRKDVKAKALASEFSTTLGEIFSSRLFPLEVEILLVELGEEDEENHIYYIPASGGLIEEKGFAVIGDIFRHPETEELKKNVIRQFLAKEFPKGKLLPFKEALRLAHRALASAPRSIPLSPNHLELAILDGTLNRERKLHRFSREEIKNLLSS
- a CDS encoding S41 family peptidase; translation: MMMLKRPFLFPLIVVIVSAFFGGVAGGYLRLEKETPSVITKLTETMKTIEKNYMEEVPPETLIKSAITGMLKKLDPHCSYMTAKEYKALEERYRGDYEGIGITFDIIDGVLTVISTIEGGPSAKLGIRAGDQIIEVNGKSIVPTTTEEVYRLLRGPRGTTVTVTVRRPGLEKPLHFTIVRDRIPIYSVTYKFMLDDQTGYIRLNRFSQTTHSELGEALDMLEKEGMKRLIFDLRGNTGGYLIEAVQVADKFLSGGKKIVFTKGRTPDSNEEFYSTDRDTHPMYPLIVLINHGSASASEIVAGALQDWDRGLIIGERSFGKGLVQSQFRFSDGSALFLTTAKYYTPSGRLIQRNYKNNEYYFLEGFGEVNPNPNEEKERKKEVYLTAGGRKVYGGGGITPDIVVKSDYFSNTVAKLRQRNLFFAYGSRYAARHKELARDFSTFLKEFQVSDKVVADFKHFLKREKININEAEFNRDIRYVKLFLKSEIAANLFDETASYRVLITADNQLKEALKHFSEAEALLSLKKGKPKPYFPSPAVSLVQERD
- a CDS encoding ubiquitin-like protein Pup; translation: MGSKEKQPEKRKSKEKEEKGGPTPKEEVIKRGEEIEKRLKKLDEIIDDVLSEAEENPEEEAQRFVDSFKQEGGE
- a CDS encoding AAA family ATPase, whose product is MREEDILETKFKLRDLEREKDFLAAEVKRLREENERFRHILEMTKREIALLREEVGKLKAPPLPYGTFIGLSPDPELVQIAVDGKIYEVKIANEKIKREDLKPGQKVLLNPAFNIVDLRDDFAVGEVAKVVNLLDEDRVIIRSRDTEERVVKLSSSLLAKKPRIGDNVRFDPKTELIFEVLPKSEVEEVVLEEIPEVTYEDIGGLAPQIEQLKDAVELPYIYGHLYSQFKLKPPKGILLYGPPGCGKTMLAKAVANSLSRRIRRFLEENKEAILIYKELKKGKKGRDILMRFENLCSQIYDYRAIYKNPPEGDTEALYQKLDESGILERFIRRMAARKGKKSELVWDITDWYNLLIELKEKGFGACLDRVRIGEMLERKRKEYLLSRKEMSDEDYAIHWLEEYLRTNKIDLNNLDEELKKTEEKLGTGIKSYFLNIKGPELLNKYVGETEYRIREVFQRAKERASYGLPVIVFFDEMESLFRIRGSGISSDIESTIVPQFLAEIDGVESIENVIVIGASNRQDLIDPAVLRVGRLDVKIRIDRPDKEAAKEIFGKYLTPDLPFASEELAHFGGDPEKLVSHLIDVAVEEMYSTKKEKQFLRVTYQNKEQEILYFKDFSSGAMIEAIVSRAKTYALKRLIQTGKKGIRKEDILQAIRDEYKENEDLPNTTNPDDWTKIAGRKGERIIAVESLLPGRLRKEQKEVEEIRVDSRYL
- a CDS encoding proteasome accessory factor PafA2 — its product is MSIPKVMGIEQEYAVTTPGTNLDLIRASYLIVNSFDRVAEVGWDYKAETPFLDARGFTSEGETVRVSRADNLKINNLLVNGARFYVDHAHPEFSTAECLKIKDTVAFDRAGERIITLAAKRAMERLEPGTKIEIYKNNSDRKGNSYGSHENYLISKEAYHRIFPPSSSPPVYLLKYLLPFFISRQIFTGAGKVGAENGVGSVKYQISQRADFFETILGAHTTTKRPLINTRDEPHADRERFRRLHVIIGDANMSEYTNFLKLGTTAIILKMVEDDALSEDLELAEPVKANLAISHHPDLKLKLSLADGRKLTPLEIQQVYYEQARDYIKGKGKATLEEREVVAEWGKVLKKLADDPLALRSEIDWVIKLWLLDRYRGRKGISWEDPRLRKMDLLYHLIDEKRGLYFLLEQEGEVRRVVREERINHFLSHSPEDTRAYFRGECFRRFPSDIVEANWDSLTFDLGGEKLIKVPLPDPTKGTRAEVGDIFKKVKTAKELLSKISA
- a CDS encoding prepilin-type N-terminal cleavage/methylation domain-containing protein codes for the protein MERRSERGVTLIEMLVAITIMSVITLLFYSLVTGTMNANTQLEAHTILSSYGQRAINMMKSEVAQSKRIYENDTFGNALLNRVTLPSAYPRASGTRLPVIEGSKTSFSTVPTGSVGNSLFFLEDYPPFVYNNKYYIDLYKFIYYYLTEKNAGDLRIANLPKYLDLVRFESNFYASYDQIMKIPNDPPDRDRDGVLSALNAAGVHYVVDTAASSVNDMFYRNNGSSLTKETSHHIGYSEAKPFIRILSEEKVTARLRYTIAYNRSSNFPILTPVPKYATETNRPFGFEILVIGPTSAREVLLRLVFAAQIKYRLFSQPMEVVVQAKEY